CCAATCAAATTTATCGGCGTTGGTGAAGGAATAGACGATTTACAGCCATTTGACGCAAAAGAGTTTGTAGATGCACTATTTGAGTAAATAACCATGCTAAACCTGCCAGAAATCAAAACAAAGATTGTATGCACCATTGGACCGGCATCTTCTGATGAAGAGACTATTAAAAAATTGATTCAAAATGGCATGAACATTGCCAGAATTAACTTTTCTCACGGCTCTTTTGAATCTCATCAAAAAGTTATAAATCTTCTTAGACAAACAGCAAAATCTTTAAATAAAAGAATAGTTATCTTAGGAGACTTGCCCGGACCAAAAATCAGAATTGGAGACTTGCAGCCTCTTGATATAAAAGTTGGCGATAGGTTAATCCTTTCAGATAAGCCACAGGAAGGAGTCATTTCTGTTAACTTAAAAGATTTTTCTAAGTACTTAAAAGTTGGAGATGTTATTTATATAAACGATGGATTTTTACAGTTTAAGGTTGAAGATATAAAAGATGATAAAGTTTATGTTGTAAGTTTAACAAATGGGAAGCTTACTTCTCGTAAAGGTATAAACCTGCCAAACGTAGATTTACCATTAAAAGCCATCGGAGAGTTTGAGAAAAAATGCATTGAGTTTTCAAAAGAAGTTGAGATTGACGCTTTATGTGTATCCTTTGTTAGAGATAGGCAGGATATTGTAGATGCAAGAGAGTATGCAAAAAGTATAGATTACCATCCTTTTTTGATTGCAAAGATAGAAAGACCAAAGGCAGTAGAAAATATAGATGAGATTATACAAGAAGCTGATGGGATAATGGTTGCAAGAGGAGACCTTGGCATAGAAACGCCGATAGAGTGTATAGCAATTACACAAAAAAGAATCATTAAAAAAGCAAATTTAGCCGGAAAGCCGGTGATTACTGCAACACAAATGCTTGAGTCTATGATTGAAAGCGTTAGACCAACACGAGCAGAGGC
This is a stretch of genomic DNA from Sulfurihydrogenibium sp. YO3AOP1. It encodes these proteins:
- the pyk gene encoding pyruvate kinase; its protein translation is MLNLPEIKTKIVCTIGPASSDEETIKKLIQNGMNIARINFSHGSFESHQKVINLLRQTAKSLNKRIVILGDLPGPKIRIGDLQPLDIKVGDRLILSDKPQEGVISVNLKDFSKYLKVGDVIYINDGFLQFKVEDIKDDKVYVVSLTNGKLTSRKGINLPNVDLPLKAIGEFEKKCIEFSKEVEIDALCVSFVRDRQDIVDAREYAKSIDYHPFLIAKIERPKAVENIDEIIQEADGIMVARGDLGIETPIECIAITQKRIIKKANLAGKPVITATQMLESMIESVRPTRAEATDVANAILDGTDCLMLSAETAVGKYPDIAVLTLKNIAKCIEKERYESPMYEVLLKDLSKSNSLQDTMTLNAFNLVKNLNPEFVITPTSSGATARRMSRFKLPVWIIAVCFNKNVEKSLEFSYGVYPVYEEQMPKNWKEYIKNITLLKNGYFVLIKGPSEKNPDESNTLEVIRV